Proteins encoded together in one Procambarus clarkii isolate CNS0578487 chromosome 67, FALCON_Pclarkii_2.0, whole genome shotgun sequence window:
- the LOC123767586 gene encoding uncharacterized protein isoform X1: MWRRAAFVSRCSWLGLRTGCLTIAALYLMVSMIGIILASKSIAAEGGVSGRAEQDLGHPENWTVLAVSVAFVFFNALLIVGVVKSSYVAVMFWVLALLVSIEVNLVLVVRDLVQPGFPLHHALLRLTAALLQALTIAVVHSYSLTVRYMYSNIQQA, from the exons ATGTGGCGGAGGGCAGCCTTCGTCAGCAGGTGTAGCTGGCTGGGGCTCCGTACTGGCTGCCTCACCATCGCTGCCCTCTACCTG ATGGTGTCGATGATCGGGATAATCTTGGCCAGCAAGAGCATCGCCGCTGAGGGAGGCGTGAGCGGCCGAGCTGAGCAAGACCTTG GCCACCCAGAGAACTGGACAGTATTAGCGGTCTCCGTCGCCTTCGTCTTCTTCAACGCCTTGCTCATCGTCGGTGTGGTGAAG aGCAGTTACGTGGCAGTGATGTTCTGGGTGTTGGCTCTGCTTGTGTCCATAGAGGTGaacttggtgttggtggtgcgggACCTCGTCCAGCCTGGCTTCCCCCTCCACCACGCGCTGCTCCGTCTGACCGCTGCTCTCCTCCAAGCTCTCACCATAGCCGTCGTCCATTCCTACTCTCTCACAGTACGTTACATGTATTCAAATAttcaacaagcttga
- the LOC123767586 gene encoding uncharacterized protein isoform X2, which yields MWRRAAFVSRCSWLGLRTGCLTIAALYLMVSMIGIILASKSIAAEGGVSGRAEQDLGHPENWTVLAVSVAFVFFNALLIVGVVKSSYVAVMFWVLALLVSIEVNLVLVVRDLVQPGFPLHHALLRLTAALLQALTIAVVHSYSLTLPT from the exons ATGTGGCGGAGGGCAGCCTTCGTCAGCAGGTGTAGCTGGCTGGGGCTCCGTACTGGCTGCCTCACCATCGCTGCCCTCTACCTG ATGGTGTCGATGATCGGGATAATCTTGGCCAGCAAGAGCATCGCCGCTGAGGGAGGCGTGAGCGGCCGAGCTGAGCAAGACCTTG GCCACCCAGAGAACTGGACAGTATTAGCGGTCTCCGTCGCCTTCGTCTTCTTCAACGCCTTGCTCATCGTCGGTGTGGTGAAG aGCAGTTACGTGGCAGTGATGTTCTGGGTGTTGGCTCTGCTTGTGTCCATAGAGGTGaacttggtgttggtggtgcgggACCTCGTCCAGCCTGGCTTCCCCCTCCACCACGCGCTGCTCCGTCTGACCGCTGCTCTCCTCCAAGCTCTCACCATAGCCGTCGTCCATTCCTACTCTCTCACA CTACCCACCTAG